The following coding sequences are from one Oryzias melastigma strain HK-1 linkage group LG20, ASM292280v2, whole genome shotgun sequence window:
- the LOC112151589 gene encoding C-C chemokine receptor type 1 (The sequence of the model RefSeq protein was modified relative to this genomic sequence to represent the inferred CDS: added 35 bases not found in genome assembly) produces MELESNMSDFDFNYTDATPKPLCNPKYSNDLGSKLSVLYYFMFIFSLVGNSLVLVIIHRFERLTTVTNIMLLNLVISSFIFMSSLPFVAVYMQLQNWIFGNAVCKIIRSVYFLGIYSSVLFLTLLTFDRHLAVVYPLKASSVRNPKYAFFSCAVVWIVSAVVCIRPMLLYSTFPGLATYCEVHQGSLSFDIANKLMEAGFYLQLILFFIFPVIVIVYCYLRIGFTVMSSRIVSKFKTVRLIFVIVLLFFISWAPFNILTLMEARVTSCDERQMIEYRLQITRNLAYLYYCISPLLYTFIGRKFQNYFRQLMVKYFPALKKYISVTEVSRTNLSTKSTRNEL; encoded by the exons TAATTATACGGATGCAACACCAAAACCACTATGCAACCCAAAGTATTCAAATGATCTGGGATCTAAGCTGTCCGTCCTCTACTACTTCATGTTCATCTTCAGTCTTGTAGGAAACAGCTTGGTCCTGGTCATCATCCATCG GTTTGAGAGGCTAACCACGGTGACCAACATCATGCTGCTGAACCTGGTTATCTCCTCCTTCATATTCATGAGCAGCCTTCCTTTCGTAGCAGTTTACATGCAGCTCCAAAACTGGATTTTTGGCAACGCTGTATGCAAGATCATCAGAAGCGTCTATTTTCTGGGTATCTACAGTTCTGTCCTCTTTCTGACTCTACTGACCTTTGACCGACACCTTGCTGTTGTTTATCCTTTGAAAGCATCAAGCGTGAGGAATCCAAAATATGCCTTTTTCTCCTGTGCTGTGGTCTGGATTGTCAGTGCCGTGGTTTGCATCAGACCAATGCTCCTCTACAGCACTTTCCCTGGTTTAGCAACGTACTGTGAAGTGCACCAAGGCAGCCTGTCTTTTGATATTGCGAATAAACTGATGGAAGCTGGGTTTTACCTTCAGCTAATCTTGTTCTTCATCTTCCCTGTCATTGTTATTGTCTACTGTTACCTTCGAATTGGTTTTACCGTTATGTCATCCAGAATAGTCTCCAAATTCAAGACAGTCCGGCTGATATTTGTTATTGTCCTGCTGTTTTTTATCTCCTGGGCCCCATTTAACATCCTGACGCTGATGGAGGCTAGAGTTACCAGTTGTGATGAAAGACAGATGATTGAATACAGGCTCCAAATCACTCGCAACCTGGCGTATCTTTACTATTGCATCAGCCCCCTCTTATACACCTTTATTGGGAGGAAATTCCAAAACTACTTCAGACAGTTGATGGTAAAATACTTCCCGGCTTTGAAGAAGTACATCTCCGTTACGGAAGTCAGCAGAACCAATTTATCAACTAAAAGTACAAGAAATGAGCTTTAG